A window of Bacteroidia bacterium genomic DNA:
AAGCCCATTCCGGCATTATTAATGAGCATGTTTACCTGAAAACCTTCATCATTAATCCAGTCAAATATCTTCCGATAGGCCACATGGTCCAATAAATCGCAACTATGCGTATGAACAACCAGGCCCTTTTTTCTTATATCCTCAGCAATGGGTTCGAGTAAATGTAAGGATCGGGCAGTTAATAATAGATTCATCCCCCTTTCTGCACATTCATATGCGAAAGCTTTGCCAAGACCTTTACTTGCTCCGGTTACTAAGGTGAAATTCATGGAATTAATTTAAAGGTAAAGGTAAATACTACCGGATTTATAGTTAAATAAATCCGTCAATTACACTTATTTAATTTCACAATCTCCACATTTCTTTTTGTAAAATGGACGGCAATCCTGAAATGCATTCTTGGAATGAGGGAATTTTGCCTCAAATCGGTTCTTCCTCGAATTAAAAACATATTTAAATCCATCAATAATTAAGCTTTTACCTTCTTGAGCATAAGCCTTAATATTCCAAGTGTCAGATTCCCAGGTGTGAATGGATCCATTGGTTAAATAGGCCAAATTGATATACTGAGGGTTTATTCCTAATTGACTTCCACACAATATGATTCGAACAGGAACCTTAATCTCATCAACTCGACAATAATCCTTCATACAACTTCTATTGTCAGCTATCATTATTAATTCATCAAAATCTTTGGTCCTTTCCAAACCCTTAATCAAAGCATCAATATTATTCTCTTCTACATCATTGCTCTCCTGATTCTTTAAACTCTTCATCAATTTTAATACCTTTTCTAAATTGGAATTTTCCAAATAAAATACACCTCCGCAATCTCCAATCGATTTGCTATTGGTATGAGCTCGCTGGTCGGTAAATAAAACTATATTCTTTACACCACTGCTTGTATGATGTTCCGCGTGCCAAAGCATTAATTTGGCGCCAAATTCATACATGCTTCCGGTCCAATCCATCACCACCAGAGAATTTTTCCATTCGGGATGTCGATTAAATACTAGTTCTATGGTTGAATCTGGCGAGGGAGATAGTTGCAACAAAAATTTTTTAAATCGAATTTGATCCTTTTTATTCATATCGGATTCCGTCTTCCCTTCCTTAACTGATTCTTCCGCCTTAAAGCTTGTGTTATTCTCCAAACTAATCTTCGGTTCAACAATTAATTCAATACCATGTGGCATTTTCATGGCCTCTTCCTCATTTTTACAATTGGTTTGTAATACGATATTCCATTCAATTTCAGAAGTGTTTAAATTAGAATCCACCGCAAATAAGGCCTGTAGCCTTTGGCATAGTAATTTTTTGTAATTAGTGCGCCATAAACTCTTATCTATTGGGTATTTGGTATAAATAAGTTGAATAGCTATTACTTCATACCGATCTTTAATGTTTAACCAAGCTTGCGGATTACTAATAATGGAACTAGCATACCCATTCTCCAAAAAAACTCTTCCTTCCCCTTCCTCCTTGCTATATTGTTTCGCTTCAACTAAATGGAATTTATTTTCTAAATTGGTTGGACTTTCCGCATTTAATTCCAATTCACTAAATTGACTTTGTCCGAGCATAGTCAACGGAAATGCCCATAAAAATAACAAGCAAAGGCTGTAAAGTTTTTTATGATTTACTGATAGTTTCAAAATGCACTCAGGTTCGTGATTCCTTTTTGTTCAATACCATATTGCTTGTAGCGTAGAACCAAAATTAGCCAATTGATTCGTTCAGAAATTTTTGATGATTAGCCTCAGCCCAAATATCCGTTTCTTTATCCTCTCTATACTTCATTTTGTTTATTAACCGTGGTTTTTTGGGGTTTTATATCGTTTTTTATTGAAAAGGTTCAAAGTGTTAGCAAATTTCATCCTGACCGTTTTGGTAACCTATACTATTCTACAAAAGTGATTAGATCCTTTCTGTTTTAATCCAATTGGTGCAGGGGAGGGGAGATACAGGTTTTTCGGACAAATCAAACATCCTATGCTTTTCTCAAAATCCGTATATTTTCTAACTTTGTAACCTATGATTACTCTTATTCCTGCCATTTTTATACTTGGATATTTGGCAATTGCCTTTGAACATTCCATCCATATTAATAAAACTGCCTCTGCCTTACTTGCCGGTGTGCTTTGCTGGACTTTTTATATTCTCTCCGGAATAGAAGAAATTCATACTGTTATGGAGCTTCTTTCACACCATCTTGGAGCCATTTCTGAAATCTTGTTTTTTCTTCTTGGAGCAATGACTATCGTGGAATTGGTTGATGCTCACCATGGATTTAAGATCATTACCGATCGAATCCAAACCAGAAATTCTATTTCCTTACTATGGATTATTGCCTTTGTTTCATTTTTTCTCTCTGCAGTACTTGATAATCTAACAACATCCATTGTTATGGTTTCTTTGCTTCGAAAATTAGTACACAAAGGTCAAAAAAGACTGCTTATGTCTGCTGTAGTTATTATTGCCGCAAATTCAGGTGGAGCCTGGTCTCCAATTGGCGACGTTACCACCACCATGCTCTGGATCGGTGGCCAAATAAGTGCGTTTCATATTATAAAGGCCGTTTTTTTACCTAGCATGATAAGCCTTATTGTTCCACTGGCGTTATTTTCTTATCAACTTAGAAAAGACAAAGATTTACCTGTTTTGGAGAAATCAACTTCCCAAACTCCCGATGGCAGCACACTTATGTTTTTTCTCGGCCTGGGTTCTTTGCTGTTTGTGCCAATCTTTAAAACTATCACTCACTTGCCCCCTTATATGGGTATTTTACTTGGGCTGTCAGTCGTTTGGATTGCTTCCGAAATTATTCACAAAGACAAAGATGAAGAAGCAAAACGTCCTTTTTCTGCAGGTCATGCCCTAAGTAAAATCGATAGCTCTTCAGTGCTATTTTTTCTCGGTATTTTGTTAGCCATTAGTTGCCTGGAAAGCCTGGGGCTTTTAGCTCGTTTGGCCGTTTGGATGGATCAAGAAATTGGTAATCAGTCTGTTATTGTTACGTCGATTGGAGTTGCTTCTGCCATTATTGATAATGTGCCTTTGGTTGCAGCCAGCATGGGTATGTATCCTTTAAGCGCCTACCCCATGGATCATTCTCTGTGGGAAATGATGGCCTATTGTGCCGGAACCGGCGGTAGCATTTTGATTATAGGTTCAGCCGCTGGTGTTGCGGTCATGGGTATGGAAAAAATTGATTTTATCTGGTATCTGAAACGTGTGAGTTTAGTAGCTTTAATTGGTTATTTGGCAGGCACTTTTACCTATATTTTGCTTTCCTAATTAAGTGTATTTTCTTTTTGGTAATTATGCGGGCCCATTCGCTTCAAATTACACCAAAACCCCCAATATTTCTACAGGCTCATGGCCGGGCTATCGGCTGTAGTCCTTCGCCACCTCCGGCTCCGAAAGGGTTCGGGCCTGCGCCGGCTTCGGAGCTACTTGCCTCTATCCCTGCCCGACCAAACCCCGGAATTTATCGTTTTTAACTTATCCTGTTACATGACTTTCTAAAATAAAAAAGCCCCGACAATGCAGGGCTTTGAAATAAAATACAGATGTATTTTAAAACGTTAAAATGATATCTGAAACGAAACGTGTTTTTTAAGCATGCATTGATGCTTTTTTCTCTAGCAATTGCTCTTGCGACTCCCTAAAATCGGGATCATCTACGCAGCAATCAACCGGACAAACGGCAGCACATTGTGGTTCGTCATGAAACCCAACACATTCTGTACACTTATCACTAACAATATAATAAGTATCCATTTTCTTTGGCTCCTGGGCTGCATTTGCTTCTGCTGAAAACCCTAATTTGCTGGTATAGATGCCTTTAATTGAGGTTCCATCTGAAAATCTCCATTCGGCCCCTCCTTCATAAATTGCGTTGTTTGGACATTCCGGCTCGCATGCACCACAATTGATGCATTCGTCTGTAATCATTATTGCCATGGCTTGCTTGGTTTAAGTAAATTTGCGCCGCAAAAATAGTATATTTAAGTGATTACTTTAGAACAACGTATAGCAAGTTTTTCTTCCTTAGGAAAAGTTTTTGAAATTGCTTCCTCTGGTGTTGATAATAACTTAGGAGCCTTAATCGATAAATTGAAAGCTCACAATGGATGGTTTACCCCGGAGAATGTTCGATTTGCCCTTTCCAATTGGGCTATGCTTTTATCTGAAAGTAACATAAAAAAATGGGTTAATTCCTACAGTTTAGCTAACCAAAGTCCAAAATCAATTGGAATAATTATGGCTGGAAACATTCCTATGGTTGGTTTTCATGATTTACTATGCGTTCTCATGTCTGGGAATAGAGCCAAAGTGAAACTTTCATCCAAAGACAATGTACTTATGGCGGAAGTAATTCACACCTTGATTAGCATTCAACCGGAATGGAGCTCCTATATTCAAATTGAGGATGGGCCCATGAAAGATTTTGAGGCTGTTATTGCAACCGGAAGTGACAACTCCGCTCGTTACTTCGATTATTATTTTGGGAAATATCCACATATCATCCGAAAAAACCGAACATCCATAGCAATCCTTACAGGAAAAGAGTCATCCAATGATTTGCAACAACTTGGATGGGATATTTTTAGGTATTTTGGGCTGGGATGTCGCAATGTGACTAAGTTGTATGTGCCTGATCAATACGATTTTACCATGTTTTTCGATGCAATTTCTGTTTTTCGTTTCGTGCTTGAAAATAACAAATACGCTAACAACTATGATTATAACAAAGCTGTTTTCCTATTAAATAAAACTCCCCATCTTGATAATGGTTTTTTACTTCTAAGAGAAGATGCTGCCTTGTTTACTCCTGCCGCATTGATCAATTATCAAACCTATGCGAATCAACAAGAACTTCAAGAAATGATTTCTACCCAAAAGGAAGCAATTCAATGTTGTTTAGGTAATCAAATGGATTTTAATTGCCTACCTTTTGGTTCATCACAATCTCCTGATTTGTTTCAATATGCCGATGGAGTAGACACCATGCAGTTTCTTGTAGGACTTAGTTAGGGCTAATGAGCCATGTTTTTATAAAGTGCTTTGCAATCCTCGTAGATTCCTCCACGGCTACCACACTTCCCAAAGTGTATAACCAATCCAATATTCATGTCTAGAAAACTATCCATTCTGGATGGATTGCCTCTTGATAAAAATGCATTCGCCGGATCTACCCTCCTGTCCGAATAAGCCAAGGTTGTAGTTGGTGATCCTGTAGGCATACTTAAAATATCTGCCTTATCAGGATATTCTTTTGAACTAACGTCATCTAAATAGTCTGTAAAAGTTTTGTGATAGGTTATCTCTGCTTTTACTGAAAATCTACAGCTAATTCTCCATCTAAATCCTAAACCTACAGGTATGGATGGGGCCCAAAGAGTGTATGGTAAAGGATAATCATTGGTGCCAACATATTGTCCCTCTGTTCCTAAAGGCTGCAGGGCTGTCCCATCTGCTGCCAATGGATTGAAATGGAAATAACCAAAACCTGCAATAAGGTAAGGAATGGTCTTAAATTTATCACTTCGTAATAAATCAAATGTTAGGCGTAAGGAGATTTCGTGTACATCTGAATGAAAACTTAAAAAACGATTTCTTCTTTTTATGTCAGTTGATAAGGCATCGTCTCCTCGCAAGTGATTAAACTGATAATGTAAACTAACTCCAAACCTTCTGTAAAACTGATAACTTACCCCTAATTGCCCCGATAAACCAAACGTTTTGATGGTGGGAACTGCTAATGGTTGTAAATCACCTAAGTAATATCCTGTCCCACCGCCTATGTATGCTGATAATCTTGAAATTGGTCCTTGGGAAATGGATGGGTGGTAACTTAAGAAAAGTATGGAAATTAGAGTGAATATGGAGCGTTTCATATTGGAAAAACCTTATTAAAAGGTTGAATATTGTTTATACTGCAAAATTACCCTAAAGTTTAATGCTTAATAGAAAAAATATAGGTATTACTATATAGCATTATTAGAAATTTGTTAATTAGGGACTACCTAATAGAATTCAAGCCATTTTTTGCATGAAATACATACAGCTTTACCGATGTTATTGATTTTGTGATCCAAATACTTTTTTTGATACTTGCCGAGAACTGGAAGGGAAAGTTTTAGTATTTCTTCCAGCTTTTCATGACTTTTTTGGAAAATAATCCTTTTTCCTCTTTTCTTGTTGGATATTGATAATTCGGGTCAAATCCAAATGGATTACCTTTATCCTTAGTGTTTACCTTCTTCCTAACTTTAGAAAATCCTGATTTTAATTCGGTTCTTTTGGGAGTGCTTGACCTGGATTGAAATGCATCTCCCGTTTTTTCTCCTCCTCGGCTAACCACCGTTATCATGGTGCTTGGACAGGCTTTAGGCCCTCCGCAACCTGTCATAATAAACCACATACAACAGGCAATTAACGGGATTAATAGAGGACTATGCTGACACATAATTAAAAATAAAAACCCCAACGCTTTTTCAAGGTTGGGGTTTCAATCTGTTGTTAAACTTATTTGGTTTTTATTTCCACTTTTAAGTCATAGGAAGCTTTAAACGTAATTTTAATTTCTTGAGCAATTTTCTCAAAAACTAATTCAGGAACTTGAATACCATGATCTGCTATTTTTACCATAAATAAGGCTTCCACCTCAATGTGGCCTTCATAGGGTATATTTATCTTAACTGGAACGGTATAGGTTTTTTCTACCCCATGCATTTTTAATTTTCCTGTAACTGTTCCGGTATAACTACCTTTTAAATTCAAATCAATTTCCTGATCGATAACCCCGGAAAATGTGGCAGTAGGGAATTTTTCACTTTCAATATATTTTTCATTAAAGTGTTCCTGCATCAAAGCGTTCTTAAATTGAAAAGTAGTAACTGGCACCGATAAAGCCACTTTCCTGGAAGGGGTGATTACCGAAACTAAATTTTCACTATGAGCATCGATGTTCTCAACCGGTGTTTCGGAGAAGAAACTTAATTTGCCTTTACTGATCTTAAAGTTTTGTGCCATTCCTAAGCCAGAAAAACCTAGTACTAGAAGGGAAAGAAATATTTTTTTCATAAATCGTTGTTTTAAAGTTGAATTTCAAAAATCAGACCAATTATTTTTTCTTACCAAATTTGAACACCCTGGAAATGTTAAAACCTAACCTAACTTCACCTTGCAAAACATCGGAAGTGGTCATGGCTAAAAATTGGCTTTCATTCATCGTGTTGGAATTGGTAACGAACAGTTGGAACGAGTGTCCTGATGTTTGAATTTCTAATCCAAAGGCCGCGCTATTATGGTAGTTTATTCCTGAACTTGTTCCCATTTTCGTAAGTCTCCAGCCATATTCACCAATCAATAATAATGACCGGGTTAAGCGTAGCCTGGCCATGCTTGCCAAAATAAATTGATCATTTTTATCACCGGAACGTTCAACCTGGTTGTAATGAACCAGGGTTGGTGCAACTTGTAAACTTAATATTTTGCCAAATTGCCTGGCAAACATTAATTGGTAAACAAAACTCATCCTGTTTCCAAATTTGGAAAATTCCTCAGGTACGCTAGCAGGTCTGCTGGTGATATTTATGGAGGCAAAAGCAGTCATTGTTAATGGAATTTTGCCATCCTCTCTTTGTCTTAAAAACCTCCATTTAGCAAAACCTTCCCATAGTTTTCCGCTGTTATTCCTGCCATAACCTACAGTTATATTATCTGTAATGCTGTAATCAAACCCAAATTTAATGGCTAAGGCTTTATCTAATCCCCAAAACTCGTAGAAACCACTTTTGAAGTCACCTAAACGGTGTGAAATTCTTAAATCAAAACTTCCTTTGTCTAAGGTTTCAACTGTTTGGAAGTTTACAAGCCTGGTGCTTCTAAAAATGGTCCTGTATTTATTTTGTTCAGCTTTGTAATCTGTAGGAGGTTTATTGCCCTCTGTGACTTTGGTTTCTTGGGCATTTCCAATAAAGGTGGCGACAAAAATTCCTAGGCAAAGTAGGCTAGTTCGAATTGCAAAATTGAATGGTGACATACCTAAAATCTTCGCTAAAGTAATATAGGAATGGGATTATTCAAGGATTTTTTGCATCAATATGGCATTCTCCCATGATTTTGATGTTTTTATCCAGTCAATTAATTCGCCAGAAGGTTGAAATCCGGCTTTGATAAACAGGTTTATACTTGATGAATTGCTTTTGCCTATATGTGCATAAAGTTGGTGAAGATGCAATCGTTTGGCATAGGTTTCTAATCCTAATAAGGCTTTTAATCCATAACCCTTACCTCTTTCAGCCTTATCAACCAAAATTCCAACACCCGCTCTGTAATTGGAAGGGTCAAATTCAAATAAATCAATACAGCCGATAGCCTTTCCATTTAGATCCATTATCAATCTTACTTGCTTGGATATATAAATATCGCTTTGTTGGTTTTCAATAAATTGGTAAATGCTTTCAAGTGAATATGGAATTTGGGTTCCACTAACCTGCCAATGATCCAAATCATTTTCCCAGGCAAGTAACTGATTAGCATCTCCAGGCTCCACTGCCCTTAATTGTAAATCTGCCATAGTTTCCATTTTTTAGCCTAATATCCAAGTTCCCAATAAATAGGGCAGATGTACCCACTTCCAGAATAATAGCCCAATGGAGGACAAGAAAAGGTAAAATCCAAAAGTGAAAAACAAAATACCCCAAAATAAACTTGGAATCGAGGTGAATTTATGCAAAAGAGTGCTGTCCCCGGCTTGCTTGGGATTGGAATAACTTAATTTCAAAATGATCCAGTTGGAGTAGAATGCTTCACCTACCAAACTCCAAGTAACTATTCCACAAAATAAGGTAAGTAAAACAGGTTGACTGTAAAAATATAATCCTCCCAAAACTGCAAGTTGCCCAAGGATCCAAAGTATTCCAAAACTATTTCTTATCCAAAATAGCAAAGAAACAACCCCAATTGGAAACAAGAAAAATGGGAAATAACTGAATTTTCCTTTTATTAACAATAAACTCCAGGCAAAGCCAATACTGGATGCTCCCAAATATCCTACCAAGGCAATAAGAGTATTGGATAACTTGTTTCCCCCACCAACAAAAGCGGTTCCGGAAAGATCTTTTTCTAAATGGATATGCTTAACTTCTTGACTTAAAACCAATGCTGCCAAAGCATGGGAAACTTCGTGTATTAAGGTACACCAGGCCCTGAAGAATACACCTACAATTGGTAACCTGATAAGGATGACACATAAGAATGCCATTAACAGATTGAGCCAGTGGATATCAATTTCTCTGGTCAAAATTTATTGGTTGAGAAGTTTACTCATATCAATTTTTTGTTCCAATTGAATAGGGATTTTCTTGCCTATGCCATGGGCTTTGGCCCGAATGTATCCATTGAGTTTTAATTCTATTTGCTTTCCTCCGGTAAATAAGGAAAGACTTGGCAGAATTTGAGCCAAAACGGATTTTAAATCGGTATGGATGGTAAATGGATAACTGTTTTCTTTGTTGGGTTCAAATACAACATTTTCTTTGGCTTTGGCTTTCCCGATGGATAAGCCATTTAAGGTAATATCCAAATCGTAGTCGGCTAGTACAATTTTATAATCATTCGGATTTTCAATTCTAAGGTTTAGAATGATTTCCATATCCGAAGCCTTCATTTTATTCACCTTGTATCCGTCAAGTCCTTTAATTATTGGGGTTTGCAATGGTTTACAACCTGCAAGAAGGAATAGAATCACTATGTTGAGGGCTAGTCCGATTTTTTTCATGGTTTATCCTAATTTTCTGAATCCTCTAAAAATGATTTGTAAGTCATTAAGTGCTTTGTAATCTCTGTTATATAAAAAACCCAAACGTTGTTTCGTTGTCTCGTCTGATATTGGTTCTGACAAACCATCTGCAGGATGCAACAAGGCTAATTTTCTGGATTTTATTCCTGTTTTGGTTGGAACTCCTACCCAAGTCTTGTTTCCAAGTAGTACCTGCAACCAATTGTTAAAAAAAGAAGAAAAACGTAGACCTAATAATGGGGAAACAGGTACTAATGGAATGAAAGCAAGGGCTAAAATTAAATCCAAAATTCTTTTTTTTCTCCTGTTTTCGGGTTTGTTAATGGAATTGATATCAACCATGTATAAGTCTCCTGCTGTATCAATACTGTTGCTTCCAATAATAAAATCAGTTTCTTCCGGGGCTATTTTAAATTCTAAATCACGATAGGCTAACTCTGACATTAAACCAATAATATGTCCTGCAGGAAAGTCCTTGCCACAAAATATTACTTCTTTAATTTTGTAAATTTCAATAATCTGCTCCAATTGACGGATACTTCCAAGGTAGTTGCCTTTAACATTGCCAAGTTCTTCTATTGGTGAAATTCGGCCAACCAAATCGGTTTGGATGCTCGATTTCCCAAGAAGTTGTTCAACTCGGTTCGCCTCTTCTGGATTGCCTGCAATTACAATTCTCTTCTTAATTAAGGAGTCGATTTTATAATCTTTGAATCCCAAAAAACTTAGAACTGCTCTGCTAATTAGCAAGGCAGTTATCGCCCATAACGAAGTAAATAAAATGATGGCACGACTGTAACGATAAGACTCGTTTAACAAGGCATACATGACTAAAATGCTTCCGGTTCCAACTAATAAGCCTCTGACTATTTTATTTAAATTGATCGGTTTGTCATAGCCACCACTCAAATAAACAGATCCTAGCCATAACCCAATGTATGATGGAAGTGCAAACACAAAGAACTCATGCGGATATTGTATTCCTGTTCGAATTTCTGTAGCCCAATATTTGGTTATTAAAAAGCCTCCGCAATACAAAAGAATGAAATCAAATAAAGGCTGATAACTAAATCTTAAAAATCGAAATGCAATTGCAATTCCTGCCCTAAGGTATATGGCTAAGTTAATTAATAATGAAAAAAGGGCTGCATTTTGACCTGAAAAATGCTTTTGAGCAAATTGTATCATTGCTTTGTAAAAAACAACGACATAATTTATACTGCCTTTTTTTGTGCTTTCTCCTTTGTAATGAATAATTTTTGCATGAGGAACGTAATAATTCTTATAGCCTCCCAATATTAATCTGTAACTTAAGTCAACATCTTCCCCATACATGAAAAAGTCTTCATCCAGCAATCCTACCTTGTCTAAAGCTTCCTTCCGCAACCACATATAGGCTCCGGATAAAACTTCAATGGAATGGACCTCTTGGCTGTTAAGGTAGCCCAAATGGTATTTTCCGAAAATTCGACTTTTGGGAAAAATCGCAGATAAACCAAAAATTTTATAAAATGCTACTTCCGGGGTTGGTAAACTGCGTTTGCTTTCCGGTAAAAAGTTTCCTTTGCCATCAACCATGTAAACACCTAATCCGCCTAAATCAGCATGCTGGTCAGCAAATTGAATGCATTTTAAAAAGGTGTCCTGCTCAACAACAGTGTCAGGATTTAATAAGAGAATATACTCGCCCTTGCATTGACGAATAGCCAAATTGTTGCCTTTTGAAAACCCTAAGTTCTCTTTGCTTTCAATCAGGTTAACCCAAGGAAAACGCTCTTTTACCAATCCCACCGAACCATCAACCGAGTTGTTGTCTACAACCCATACTTCTGCTTCAATTTCTTGAATTGCATTCCATACAGATTGCAGACATTGCTCCAAGAAATGTTGGACATTGTAATTTACTATTACTATGGATAGTTTCACGGTGGGGCGAAGATAGAGTTTTGCCAAAAATGAAAACCAACACAACGAAAAACCTGGGTCTGAATTTTAATTAAAACCAAATTTAATTTGGAAATCCTATCCTTCTCTTATCTTCGCAACCTGAAATTAATTGGAATGAAAATACGAATTTTTGTTTTATTGGCTGTTGTTTTTGGATTTTTTGGTTGCCAAAAAGATGAACTTTCTCGAGCCAAATCTAATTTAAGTCGTACTTGGGTCGTAGATAAAGTTGAATTTGGTGGAATTGATACCACTTCCACATGGAGTTCACAATTTGTAAATTATACCATCCAGTTTACCAAGGATGGAAAATACTATGAAAGTTATACAGTTGGTGGATTTAACACCCAGGCATCAGAGAAAGGTGAATGGACTCTTAGTTCAGATGCTCTTACTATAACTCTAAATAGGGAGGATAAACAATATAGCCGTGCTTTTGAAATTATTCTTTTGGATGAAGCCAATTTGCATATTTCAAAGAATGGAACCACTCCTAAAGAGGAGTACTATTTGAAATCCAATTAAAATGAAACGTCTGATTAGTTCTGCTTTAATTGCTTTTTCCTGCTTGTTTGTTTTTAACTCGTGCAATAAAAAGCCGGGTTGCAACGATCCTTTGGCTGATAATTATGATGAAACAGCCAACCTGGATAATGGAACTTGTACCTATAACTTGGCTTTTTTATGCAAATCCTGGAATGTTTATCGATATGAAGTGGATGGAGCTGATTCAACTTATTTCTTGCTTTTGGAGAAGCCAAATTTGAATTGGAGCTTTTACAGGGAACAAACTTACAAGGAAGTATATTATCCTGCTCCCGGTTCTCAAGTTAATTCGAATGGAATTTGGACTCTTACTCAAAGTTATACCAATTTAACAATGGTTGACAAGCCAAGCGATTCAACCCGAACTTTTTTGGTTAATGCATTAAGTGACACCGGTTTAGTGATTTCTATTCAATCAGCCGTTTTGCGAAAATATTATTTCAAGCCTAAACCTTAATGAAGGCTTCCAAAGAGCTTTTATCATGGATATTATTGGTTTCTCTCGGATTAGTCTGGGGGAGTAGTTTTATTTTAATGAAACAAGGCCTATTGGTCTTTTCGCCAATTCAAATTGCCAGTTTGCGAATTTTTATTTCTTCATTGGTCTTGTTACCGATGGTGATTTATCGATGGAAGAAAATACCTTGGGGTAGATGGAAACTTTTTTTGATTGCCGGATTACTTGGGAATGGTATCCCTTCCTTTATGTTTCCTATTGCTCAAACCAGATTAGATAGCTCCTTGGTTGGAATGCTCAATTCCATGATGCCGTTGCTTACGCTGTTGGTAGGTATTTCATTTTGGAAAGTAAAGGCCAATGTAAA
This region includes:
- the nhaD gene encoding sodium:proton antiporter NhaD, whose protein sequence is MITLIPAIFILGYLAIAFEHSIHINKTASALLAGVLCWTFYILSGIEEIHTVMELLSHHLGAISEILFFLLGAMTIVELVDAHHGFKIITDRIQTRNSISLLWIIAFVSFFLSAVLDNLTTSIVMVSLLRKLVHKGQKRLLMSAVVIIAANSGGAWSPIGDVTTTMLWIGGQISAFHIIKAVFLPSMISLIVPLALFSYQLRKDKDLPVLEKSTSQTPDGSTLMFFLGLGSLLFVPIFKTITHLPPYMGILLGLSVVWIASEIIHKDKDEEAKRPFSAGHALSKIDSSSVLFFLGILLAISCLESLGLLARLAVWMDQEIGNQSVIVTSIGVASAIIDNVPLVAASMGMYPLSAYPMDHSLWEMMAYCAGTGGSILIIGSAAGVAVMGMEKIDFIWYLKRVSLVALIGYLAGTFTYILLS
- a CDS encoding 4Fe-4S dicluster domain-containing protein, producing the protein MAIMITDECINCGACEPECPNNAIYEGGAEWRFSDGTSIKGIYTSKLGFSAEANAAQEPKKMDTYYIVSDKCTECVGFHDEPQCAAVCPVDCCVDDPDFRESQEQLLEKKASMHA
- a CDS encoding acyl-CoA reductase translates to MITLEQRIASFSSLGKVFEIASSGVDNNLGALIDKLKAHNGWFTPENVRFALSNWAMLLSESNIKKWVNSYSLANQSPKSIGIIMAGNIPMVGFHDLLCVLMSGNRAKVKLSSKDNVLMAEVIHTLISIQPEWSSYIQIEDGPMKDFEAVIATGSDNSARYFDYYFGKYPHIIRKNRTSIAILTGKESSNDLQQLGWDIFRYFGLGCRNVTKLYVPDQYDFTMFFDAISVFRFVLENNKYANNYDYNKAVFLLNKTPHLDNGFLLLREDAALFTPAALINYQTYANQQELQEMISTQKEAIQCCLGNQMDFNCLPFGSSQSPDLFQYADGVDTMQFLVGLS
- a CDS encoding YceI family protein codes for the protein MKKIFLSLLVLGFSGLGMAQNFKISKGKLSFFSETPVENIDAHSENLVSVITPSRKVALSVPVTTFQFKNALMQEHFNEKYIESEKFPTATFSGVIDQEIDLNLKGSYTGTVTGKLKMHGVEKTYTVPVKINIPYEGHIEVEALFMVKIADHGIQVPELVFEKIAQEIKITFKASYDLKVEIKTK
- a CDS encoding GNAT family N-acetyltransferase, with protein sequence METMADLQLRAVEPGDANQLLAWENDLDHWQVSGTQIPYSLESIYQFIENQQSDIYISKQVRLIMDLNGKAIGCIDLFEFDPSNYRAGVGILVDKAERGKGYGLKALLGLETYAKRLHLHQLYAHIGKSNSSSINLFIKAGFQPSGELIDWIKTSKSWENAILMQKILE
- a CDS encoding M50 family metallopeptidase, whose amino-acid sequence is MAFLCVILIRLPIVGVFFRAWCTLIHEVSHALAALVLSQEVKHIHLEKDLSGTAFVGGGNKLSNTLIALVGYLGASSIGFAWSLLLIKGKFSYFPFFLFPIGVVSLLFWIRNSFGILWILGQLAVLGGLYFYSQPVLLTLFCGIVTWSLVGEAFYSNWIILKLSYSNPKQAGDSTLLHKFTSIPSLFWGILFFTFGFYLFLSSIGLLFWKWVHLPYLLGTWILG
- a CDS encoding LEA type 2 family protein, whose translation is MKKIGLALNIVILFLLAGCKPLQTPIIKGLDGYKVNKMKASDMEIILNLRIENPNDYKIVLADYDLDITLNGLSIGKAKAKENVVFEPNKENSYPFTIHTDLKSVLAQILPSLSLFTGGKQIELKLNGYIRAKAHGIGKKIPIQLEQKIDMSKLLNQ
- a CDS encoding glycosyltransferase family 2 protein → MKLSIVIVNYNVQHFLEQCLQSVWNAIQEIEAEVWVVDNNSVDGSVGLVKERFPWVNLIESKENLGFSKGNNLAIRQCKGEYILLLNPDTVVEQDTFLKCIQFADQHADLGGLGVYMVDGKGNFLPESKRSLPTPEVAFYKIFGLSAIFPKSRIFGKYHLGYLNSQEVHSIEVLSGAYMWLRKEALDKVGLLDEDFFMYGEDVDLSYRLILGGYKNYYVPHAKIIHYKGESTKKGSINYVVVFYKAMIQFAQKHFSGQNAALFSLLINLAIYLRAGIAIAFRFLRFSYQPLFDFILLYCGGFLITKYWATEIRTGIQYPHEFFVFALPSYIGLWLGSVYLSGGYDKPINLNKIVRGLLVGTGSILVMYALLNESYRYSRAIILFTSLWAITALLISRAVLSFLGFKDYKIDSLIKKRIVIAGNPEEANRVEQLLGKSSIQTDLVGRISPIEELGNVKGNYLGSIRQLEQIIEIYKIKEVIFCGKDFPAGHIIGLMSELAYRDLEFKIAPEETDFIIGSNSIDTAGDLYMVDINSINKPENRRKKRILDLILALAFIPLVPVSPLLGLRFSSFFNNWLQVLLGNKTWVGVPTKTGIKSRKLALLHPADGLSEPISDETTKQRLGFLYNRDYKALNDLQIIFRGFRKLG
- a CDS encoding lipocalin family protein, whose protein sequence is MKIRIFVLLAVVFGFFGCQKDELSRAKSNLSRTWVVDKVEFGGIDTTSTWSSQFVNYTIQFTKDGKYYESYTVGGFNTQASEKGEWTLSSDALTITLNREDKQYSRAFEIILLDEANLHISKNGTTPKEEYYLKSN